In Hyphomicrobiales bacterium, the sequence GCAGGCGCAGAACGTGGTCAGGCCGGCCGGCGAGGTGCAGACGCAGGATGAGAAATTCTCCGTGCGGGTCTCCGGCGCCTTCCAGTCGGAAGCGGACCTGCTGAACATCAACTTCCCGGTCGGCGACCGGATGGTGCGCCTGGCCGATATCGCGACGGTGCGACGCGGCCATGCCGATCCGCCGACGCCGATGTTCCGCGCGAACGGGCGCGAGGCGATCGGGCTCGGCATCGCGATGCGCGAAGGCGGCGACATCCTCGCGCTCGGCAGCAACATCAAGAAGGCCATGGCCGGGATCACCGCGGATCTGCCGCTCGGCATCGAGGCCACTCTGGTGGCCGATCAGGCCGTGACGGTCTCGCATGCGATCGACGACTTCATGTCCTCGCTCTGGCAGGCCGTCGGCATCATCCTCGTGGTCAGCTTCATCAGCCTGGGCGTGCGGCCGGGCCTAGTCGTCGCGCTCGCCATTCCGCTGACGCTTGCGATCGTCTTCGCCTGCATGCTGGTCGCGGGCATCGACATGCAGCGCATCTCGCTCGGCGCCCTCATCATCGCGCTGGCTCTGCTGGTCGACGACGCCATGACCACGACCGATGCGATGGTCACGCGGCTGGCCGCGGGCGACGCCAAGATGAAGGCGGCGACCTTCGCCTTCGAGAAATACGCCACCGCCATGCTGGCCGGGACGCTGGTGACGATCGCCGGCTTCGTGCCGATCGGCTTCGCCGCGAGCTCGGCCGGCGAATACACCTTCTCGCTCTTCGCCGTGGTGACGATCGCGCTGGTCGTCTCCTGGTTCGTGGCCGTCATCTTCGCGCCGGTGCTCGGCATGGCCATGCTGAAGGCGCCCGACGCCTCGACAAAGAGCAACAACGAACCCGGACGGGTGGAACGCGGCTTCCGCGCCGTGCTTTCGGGGGCGATCAAGCTGCGCTGGGTGACGATCGCGGTGACGCTCGCACTGTTCGCGGCCTCGATCCTGGCGCTGCCGCTGGTGCCGCGGCAGTTCTTCCCGGCCTCGGACCGGCCGGAGCTGCTGGTCGACCTGACCTTGCCGCAGAACGCTTCGATCTATGCCAGCGAGGGCCTCGTCGACCGCTTCGAGACATCGCTGAAGGGGGATCCCGACGTCGAGCGCTGGAGCACCTATATCGGGCGCGGGGCGATCCGCTTCTACCTGCCGCTCGATGCGCGGCTGCCGAACGACTTCTTCAGCCAGGCCGTGATCGTCGCCAAGGACGTGCCGGCGCGCGAGCGGCTGCAGAAGAAGCTCGAGGCGCTTCTCGCCAAGGAGTTCCCGAACGTGGTCGGGCGCGTTTCGCCGCTCGAACTCGGCCCGCCCGTCGGCTGGCCGGTCCAGTACCGCGTGAGTGGCCCCGACACCGCCGAGGTCCGCGGGATCGCGATGAAGCTCGCGCAGGTGATGGCAGCGAATCCTTCGGCCCGGCAGATCAATTTCGACTGGATCGAGCCGGCCCGCGAATTGCGGCTGCGCGTCGACCAGGACGAGGCGCGCCGGCTCGGCCTCAGCTCGGCGGCTGTCGCGGCGATCGTCAATACCGTGGTCTCCGGCACTGTCGTGACGCAGGTGCGCGACTCGATCTATCTGGTCGACGTCGTCGTGCGGGCGCAGGATGCCGAGCGGCTCTCGCTCGATACGCTGCGCAGCATGCAGGTGGCGCTGCCCAACGGCCGCTCGGTGCCGGTGTCGCAGTTCGTGAGCTTCAGCTACGGGCTCGACACGCCGCTGATCTGGCGCCGCGACCGCGTGCCGAATCTGACGGTCGCGGCCGATGTGGCACCGGGAATCCTGCCCGAAACCGTGGTCACCGCCCTGCAGCCCTCGATCGACGCGCTCAGGAAGACGCTGCCAGCCGGCTACGACATCACCGTCGGCGGCACGGTCGAGGAGAGCGCCAAGTCGCAGGCCTCGGTCATCGCCGTCATCCCGGTCATGCTGCTGATCATGTTCACGGTGCTGATGGCGCAGCTCAAGAGCTTCAGGCTCTTCGCGGTCGTGCTCAGCATTGCGCCGCTCGGCCTGATCGGCGTCGTCGGGGCGCTGCTGCTCTCCGGCAAGCCGCTCGGCTTCGTCGCGCTGCTCGGCATCCTCGCCCTGATCGGCATCATCACCAAGAACGCGGTCATCCTGATCGGCCAGATCGAGGATGAGCGGGCGGCGGGCAAGGGGGTCGTCGAGGCCGCCGTCGACGCGGCGGGGACACGCTTCCGGCCGATCGTGCTGACCGCGATCTCGACGGTTCTCGGCATGATCCCGATCGCGCCGACCGTGTTCTGGGGGCCGATGGCCTTCGCGATCATGGGCGGCCTGCTGGTCGCGACGGTGCTGACCCTCGTCCTCCTTCCCGTCCTCTACGTCGCCGTCTTCGGGGCTTCCTCCCCGCGCGGCGAGGCGAAGGCGGCAGCCAGCACGGGAGGTTCCCTGTGATGAGCGCGATTTTGACGAGGCGGATGCCGGTCGGCCGGCTGGGTTGGGCGGCGGCTGCGGCGCTGCTGGGCGCGGCGCTCGCCTCCTGCGGGAACGAGCCGCCGCCACCGGCGGAAGCGCGCCCGGTCGGCGTCGTGAGCGTCGAGGCGGGGCAATTCGCCGACGACATCCAGCTCAGCGGCGAGATCCAGGCGAAAAAGGATGTCGGGCTGGCCTTCCGCATCGGCGGGCGGGTTCTTGAGCGCCCGGTCAATATCGGCGACCGGGTTGCCGCGGGGCAGCTCATCGCCCGGCTCGAACCTGCGCTCGAGCAGAATGCCTTGGCCGCGGCCAAGGCGGCTCTCGAGGCGGCGCGCGGCGAGGTCAGCACGACACGCAACACATTCGAGCGCCAGGAGCGCCTGATGGCGCAGGGCTTCACGACCCGGCCGCGCTTCGACCAGGCACAGCGGGCGCAGGAGACGGCGCAGGCGCAGCTTGAGAACGCCGAGGCGCAGGTCGAGCTGGCGCGGGATCGCCTGGGCTTCACGGAGCTGCGCGCGGACGCTGCCGGCGTCGTGACGGCGCGGCGGATCGAGCCGGGCGAGGTGGTCCAGCCGGGCCAGATCGTCGTCCAGATCGCCCGCGACGATGGCCGCGACGCGGTGTTCAACGTGCCGGCGGCGATACTGGACAGCCATCTCACCGATGCGAAAATCCGCGTCCGGCTCGCCGATGCGCCGGCGGTCACCGCCTATGGCCGGGTGCGCGAGGTCGCGCCCCAGGCCGACCCGGTGACGCGGACCTTCGAGGTCCGGGTCGGCCTGCAGGACCCGCCGGAGGCGATGAGGCTCGGCTCCACCGTCGTCGGGACCATCGAACTGACCACCGCGGCGATCGTCTCGATCCCCGCGAGCGCGCTGACGCAACAAGGCGAATCGCCCGCGGTCTGGATCGTCGATCCCGCCAAGTCGACCGTCTCGCTGCGCAATGTCGACATCCTGCGCTTCGATCCGGGCACGGTCATCCTGTCCCAGGGGCTGGAGCCCGGCGAAACCATCGTCTCGGCGGGAATCCAGGCACTGCACCCGGGCCAGCGCGTCAGGGCCTTGCCCGAACGGCAGCCTGCGTCGCGGCAGCAGGCGGCCGCCTCGCCGCCGTGACCGCGCCGGCGAAAGGCGAGACTGCCGGCGAGCGGCGGCAGTTCAGAACTTGATCCGTCGACATCGATGTTTCCTTCGCAGAGGGCGTCCATGGAGATCATTCCGGCAGTCGGGGAAGCGGAGAAGCTCGGGACGCAGCTGCTCGTCCTGGGGATTTTCTGCGACGCTCCGCTGACCGGGTCGGCGTGGGCCGTGAACCAGCGTTCGGCCGGCGGGCTGGCTGCAATGCTCGACAAGGACGGCCTCGGCGAGGCCGTCGGTGAGACCTGGCCGGTCGGGTCGCTGCCGGGCGTCG encodes:
- a CDS encoding RND family efflux transporter MFP subunit, whose product is MSAILTRRMPVGRLGWAAAAALLGAALASCGNEPPPPAEARPVGVVSVEAGQFADDIQLSGEIQAKKDVGLAFRIGGRVLERPVNIGDRVAAGQLIARLEPALEQNALAAAKAALEAARGEVSTTRNTFERQERLMAQGFTTRPRFDQAQRAQETAQAQLENAEAQVELARDRLGFTELRADAAGVVTARRIEPGEVVQPGQIVVQIARDDGRDAVFNVPAAILDSHLTDAKIRVRLADAPAVTAYGRVREVAPQADPVTRTFEVRVGLQDPPEAMRLGSTVVGTIELTTAAIVSIPASALTQQGESPAVWIVDPAKSTVSLRNVDILRFDPGTVILSQGLEPGETIVSAGIQALHPGQRVRALPERQPASRQQAAASPP
- a CDS encoding ACR family transporter, coding for MSFNLSEWALKSRSVVIYLMIIAVAAGIFAFIRLGRNEDPAFVIKTMVVQAVWPGATMEDTLSQVTERLERQLEETPGLDSVRSYTKPGVTTIFVNLKGEVPGRLVQDTWYRVRNLIADMRHTLPAGTLGPFFNDRFGDTYGIIYGFTSDGFTTRELRDHVEAIRSRLLLVPDVSKIEIVGAQDERIFIEFSVRELANLGLDRAGLLAALQAQNVVRPAGEVQTQDEKFSVRVSGAFQSEADLLNINFPVGDRMVRLADIATVRRGHADPPTPMFRANGREAIGLGIAMREGGDILALGSNIKKAMAGITADLPLGIEATLVADQAVTVSHAIDDFMSSLWQAVGIILVVSFISLGVRPGLVVALAIPLTLAIVFACMLVAGIDMQRISLGALIIALALLVDDAMTTTDAMVTRLAAGDAKMKAATFAFEKYATAMLAGTLVTIAGFVPIGFAASSAGEYTFSLFAVVTIALVVSWFVAVIFAPVLGMAMLKAPDASTKSNNEPGRVERGFRAVLSGAIKLRWVTIAVTLALFAASILALPLVPRQFFPASDRPELLVDLTLPQNASIYASEGLVDRFETSLKGDPDVERWSTYIGRGAIRFYLPLDARLPNDFFSQAVIVAKDVPARERLQKKLEALLAKEFPNVVGRVSPLELGPPVGWPVQYRVSGPDTAEVRGIAMKLAQVMAANPSARQINFDWIEPARELRLRVDQDEARRLGLSSAAVAAIVNTVVSGTVVTQVRDSIYLVDVVVRAQDAERLSLDTLRSMQVALPNGRSVPVSQFVSFSYGLDTPLIWRRDRVPNLTVAADVAPGILPETVVTALQPSIDALRKTLPAGYDITVGGTVEESAKSQASVIAVIPVMLLIMFTVLMAQLKSFRLFAVVLSIAPLGLIGVVGALLLSGKPLGFVALLGILALIGIITKNAVILIGQIEDERAAGKGVVEAAVDAAGTRFRPIVLTAISTVLGMIPIAPTVFWGPMAFAIMGGLLVATVLTLVLLPVLYVAVFGASSPRGEAKAAASTGGSL